Proteins encoded together in one Quercus lobata isolate SW786 chromosome 3, ValleyOak3.0 Primary Assembly, whole genome shotgun sequence window:
- the LOC115981899 gene encoding protein JINGUBANG: MRVRTLLATCSSSTCTTTPTTNTDNYSTIPFPKNRTPTPKLLLASDTGSSSDITSNSTSSSNSTDTTTTTGTSSSTLQSNLSLQTLPSVPSLQKLSPETLNLSVSHLCITTIKPAVSLPITSLAVHSNLLYAASSHEINVYDCSTCSSVSSFNGQDSSSGSLKSVTFCNGKIFTAHQDCKIRVWQVTASPTKKHKLLTTLPTVNDRLRRFVLPKNYVTVRRHKKRLWIEHSDAVTGLAVNDGFIYSVSWDKSLKIWRASDLRCVESVKAHEDAVNAVTVSEDGTVYTGSADRRIRVWAKPFGEKRHALVATLEKHKSAVNALALNDDGSVLFSGACDRSILVWEREDSANHMAVTGALRGHSKAILCLINVSDLLFSGSADCTVRIWQRGLDGRYCCLAVLDGLQKPVKSLAAVSDDKSNGVVSVFGGSLDGEIKVWQVSVSNHYSPTSSVVL, from the coding sequence ATGAGGGTCCGCACATTGCTAGCCACTTGTTCCTCCTCCACATGCACCACCACCCCCACCACCAACACCGACAACTACTCAACCATCCCATTCCCCAAAAACCGGACACCAACTCCGAAACTCTTATTAGCTTCCGATACAGGCAGCTCTTCCGATATTACTAGTAATTCCACTTCATCATCAAACTCAACCgataccaccaccaccaccggcaCCAGCAGTAGCACCCTACAAAGCAACCTCTCCCTCCAGACTCTGCCATCTGTCCCTTCCCTCCAAAAACTCTCCCCTGAAACCCTAAACCTCTCAGTCTCTCACCTCTGCATCACCACCATTAAACCAGCTGTATCTCTCCCAATCACATCTCTCGCCGTCCATTCCAATCTCCTCTACGCCGCCTCCTCTCACGAGATCAACGTCTACGATTGCTCCACTTGTTCGTCTGTCAGCTCATTCAACGGTCAGGATTCCTCCTCCGGTTCTCTCAAGTCCGTTACTTTCTGTAACGGAAAAATCTTCACCGCTCACCAAGACTGTAAAATCCGAGTCTGGCAGGTAACGGCTAGTCCGACCAAAAAGCACAAGCTTTTAACGACTCTCCCAACTGTCAACGACCGTCTACGCCGCTTCGTGCTTCCGAAGAACTACGTAACCGTTCGCCGTCACAAGAAGCGGCTCTGGATCGAGCATTCCGACGCCGTCACTGGCCTCGCTGTTAACGACGGTTTCATCTATTCGGTTTCGTGGGATAAAAGCTTGAAGATATGGAGAGCTTCCGATCTCCGTTGCGTTGAGTCCGTTAAAGCTCACGAGGACGCCGTGAACGCCGTAACGGTCTCTGAAGACGGAACGGTTTACACGGGCTCCGCCGATAGGCGAATCCGGGTTTGGGCCAAACCGTTCGGCGAGAAAAGACACGCGTTGGTTGCCACGCTGGAAAAGCATAAATCGGCTGTGAATGCCTTGGCCTTAAACGACGACGGATCGGTGCTGTTTTCGGGTGCGTGCGACCGTTCGATATTGGTGTGGGAGAGAGAGGACAGCGCGAATCACATGGCTGTCACCGGAGCATTGAGAGGTCACAGTAAAGCGATACTGTGTCTGATCAACGTCTCCGATTTGTTGTTCAGTGGTTCAGCTGATTGCACGGTCAGGATTTGGCAACGTGGACTTGATGGCAGGTATTGCTGTTTGGCCGTTTTGGATGGGCTTCAGAAACCGGTAAAGTCGTTAGCGGCAGTTTCAGATGATAAATCAAACGGTGTCGTTTCTGTCTTTGGTGGTAGTCTTGACGGGGAGATTAAGGTGTGGCAGGTCTCAGTTTCGAATCATTATAGTCCGACATCCTCAGTTGTTCTTTGA